DNA from Halogeometricum sp. S1BR25-6:
GCGAGGTGTCGGTGCCGGACTTCGAGGCGGCCGCGTGGCTGGTGCCGCACGCCGACCTCTCCATCCTCCAACGAGTGGAGTCCCCGAGCATGAGCGCGGAGGTGATGGACACGCTCGCGCGGGCCATCCGCAACCGCGACGTGCGCGGGGAGGCTCTCGCCACCAACGTCGGCGAGATACGCGACCGGGACGCCCTCGCGCAGGCCGCCGACCGCCTGCTCGACATGGAACACGTCCGCCTCACCGTCGTCTACGGCTTCAAAGACGGCACCGTCTACGTCTCCGGACGCGCGCGCGGAACGGACGTCGACCTCGGCGAGACGCTGCGGGAGGCGCTCGGCCCCATCGGCAGCGCCGGCGGCCACGCCGACATGGCGGGCGCGCAGATTCCGCTCGGCATCCTCGCCGACGTGGGCGAGGACTCCCGCGAGTCGCTCTCGCGCGTCGTGAACGACGTCATCTCCGGGCGGGTGTTCGAGACGCTGGAGGACGCCACGCGGACCCTCGGCGTGAGCGAGGACGGCACCGACCTCACCTTCGAGTTCCCGATGGACGAGTGGTGAGCGCTCCGACGGCGGGACCGCCGGCGGGAGCGACGCCGGGTCCGTGCGACTCGGGGGCACGCTTTTGCCCCCGCCACGCCTACCGACGACGATGAGCGGGAAGGCGGCCGTCGACGAGTACATGACACGAGAAGTACAGACGGTGTCACCCACCGACTCCGTCGCAGACGTGGCACGACGCATCGCCGAGAGCGACGGACACAACGGGTTTCCGGTGTGCGAAGGCCGAAAAGTCGAGGGATTCGTCACCGCCAGGGACCTCCTCCTCGCCGACGACGAGGCGCCCATCTTCACCGTGATGTCCGAGGATATCATCGTCGCCCACCCCGACATGGACGTCAACGACGCCGCGCGCGTCATCCTCCGCTCGGGCATCCAGAAACTCCCCGTCGTCGACGACGCGGGCAACCTCGTCGGCATCATCTCGAACACCGACGTCATCCGCTCGCAGATAGAGCGCGCGACGCCCGAGAAGGTCGGAAAGCTGATGCGGACGCTCGAACAGATTCACGGCATCACCGTCCACGGGGAGCGCCACGCGATCGAACTCGCCGACCTCATCCCCACACAGGGGCGCGTCTACGCCGACGAACTCGACGGCCGGAAGTACGAACTCGAACGCGGCCTCGCGGAACCGCTCGTCGTCATCGACAACGACGGCACCCTCCTCCTCGCCGACGGCCACCACCGCGTGATGGCCGCGAGCCGACTCGACATCGAGGAGATGGACGCCTACGTCATCGTCGTCGACGACCCCATCGAACTCGGGATGCAACAGACCGCCGAGAAAGAGGGACTCTCCTCCATCGACGACATCGACGTGGTCGACTACGGCCGGCATCCGCTGGTCGAGTCGACCCAGCGGCTCCAGCGGGAGTGACGCCGACGCTTCTCTCCGCCGCCGTTCCGTTCTCCCGGCGGTAGGCGGCGCCTACTCCGCCACGTCGTGTTCCTCGCGCCACGCGGCGGCGAGTTCGCGCGCGCCGTCCTCGTCGTCGACTCGCTCCCGGCGGTAGCCGCGGCCGTCTTCGGCCTGATAGAGGCGGTCCAACCGGACCGCCCACGTGTCGTCGGGGCGCCGCCGGAGTCGGATGGTCGCGTTGCCGTCGCTGCGCTCCCACTCCGTGATGCGGTCGTCCGCGCGAACTTCCTGCCAACTCATGTACCTTCCTCGACGGCGGCCGCACCTGTCTCTTGCCCTCCGCGGCGACGGCGTTCGGACGGACGCGGCGCCGACCGCGCGGACTCAATCGAGCGCTTCGGTGCCCGTCTCCGTCGCGCCGGCGCCGACCAGCGGACCGGTCCGGGCGCCGCACCCCGGACACTCGGGGTAGCCCAGCGAGTCGTAGCCGACCGCGTCGGCCCGTTCGACGGTACCGCACGCCGCACAGTCGAAGTACGAGATCCACTCGAATGCCATATCCCGTCGTTCGCGGAGGACGTATTCGTTATCGACCGCTTACCCGCCCGAACCACGGGCTTAACGACCCGTTCGACGGGGCGGACCGCGTTCGCCCCGACGCGTCACCGCGCCGGCGGTCCGCCGGTTCCGACCCCGCCGTCTCCCCTGTCGGCGTCGCCGTCCGTCGCCCGCGTCGCGTCCACGAGGTCCAGCCCCTCGTCGACGCGTCCGAGCAGGAACAGCGAGTAGTACCGGAAGAACGCGACGGCGGGGACGAGGAGGAGCGCCGACGCCGCGGCGACGGCGAGGAGGTAGCACGCGCCGACGACGGCGAGCAGCGTCCACGCGAGGAGGGAGAGTCCCCCCAACGCGGAGAACGCGACCAGGACGGCGCCGCCGAGCACCGCGAACGGGAGCGCCACGAGGACGGCGAGAAAGAGCGTTCCCGCCGCGACCAACGCGCCGACGAGGGCGCTCAGCGTGAGGCGGACGAGGAGGTAGAGCGCGATTTCCTCCCACTCGGCCCGCACCGTCGAGAGCACCCGGCGCCAGCCGTCGAGGACCCCGCAGTCTTCCGCGAGCATCGCCGGGACGACGAAGTCCGTCGCGAGGCGGACGAGGAGGGCGACGAGGAACGCGACGGCGACGCCGACGAGAAGTATCGGCAGGAGGGCGAGGAGGAGACCCGGTCCGACGGCGACGCCGCCGAGGACGACGAGGGCGGCGGGAACGCCGACGACCAGAAGCGCGAGCAGGCCGACGCACGCCTCGAAGGCCCACAGTCGAAGCCCGTTTCCGAACTGCGCGCGGAACGGGGCTCGAATCCGAACCGGGGGGTCGACCAGTCCCGTCACGAGCACGAACTCCATCACCGCGGAGACGACCCAGAACGCGAGGGCGAGCAGTACGGCGACGGCGGCGGCGACGCCGAACGCGAGGGTCCTGACGTCGGGGAGCGTCTCCGGGGTCGGGAGGGAGAGGTCGCGGAAGGGAAACTCGAACGGCGCACCCGGCAGTCCCGGTGTCACCGCGCCGCCGGCGTTGACGTTGACCGAGACGCTGCTCGCGCCGGCGCCGACGAAGACGGCGAGGAGGGCGAGGCGGAGCCACGTTCCGAGGTCGAACGGGAGGAGGAGTCCCGTCGTCGCCGACCGGGCGTCGTCAAGGGCGTCTATCGCGTGCCACGACATACGCGCCGCTGGGTCGCGCGAGCGGATAAAACGGCCGGGCGGCGCCGCGGTTCGGGGCGACCGCCCGGTCCCGCGGCCGCTATCCGGAGCTTCTTATCGCGAGGCGCGGAACCGTCGGGTATGACCACCACGCCGTTCGAGCGTCGCACGCGCGACGCGCAGGCCGCACTCCGGGAGGCGGGCGCGGACGCCCTCGTCTGCTTTCCCAGCTCGAACCTGTTCTACCTCTCGGGCTTCTCGGAGGACCCCGGCGAGCGCCACCTGTTCTTTCTGGTTCCCGCCGACGGCGACCCGACGTTCCTCATTCCCGACCTCTACGAGACGCAGGTGCGCGCGGCGACGTGGACCGACGACGTGCGCACGTGGGCCGACAGCGAGAACCCCGTCGCCGCCACCGAGGCGGCCGTCTCGGCGCTCGGACTCCCCGAGGGGCCGCAGGTCCTCGTCGACGACACCATGTGGGCGCGGTTCACGCAGGACCTCCGCGCGGTGCTGCCGGAGGCGACGTTCGGCCTGGCGAGCGAGGCGCTCGCTCCCCTTCGAGTTCGAAAGGACGAAGCAGAACTTGACGCCCTGCGGCGGGCGGGCGCGGCGGCCGACGCCGCGATGGACCGCGTGCGCGAACTCGGCTCCGACGCCGTCGGAATGACCGAGGCCGAACTGGCCGCCGACATCGAGACGTACCTCGCCGACGCCGGCGGCGACGGTACCGCGTTCGAGACGGTGGTCGGCGCGGGCGACCACGGCGCGATGCCGCACTACCGCCGCGGCGACCGGGAGATTCGAGCGGGCGACCCCGTCGTCCTCGACTTCGGGACGCGCGTCGACGGCTACCCGAGCGACCAGACGCGCACCGTCGTCTTCGACGGCGACCCCTCGGCGGAGTTCCGCGAGGTCCACGAGGTGGTCCGCGAGGCGCAGGCGGCCGCCGTCGCCGCCGTCGAACCCGGCATCGCGGCGGAGGCGGTCGACCGCGCGGCGCGCGAGGTCATCGAAGCGGCGGGGTACGGCGAGCGGTTCGTCCACCGGACGGGGCACGGCGTCGGCCTCGACGTCCACGAGGAACCGTACGTCGTCGCCGGGAACGACCGGGAACTCGAACCGGGGATGGTGTTCAGCGTCGAACCCGGCGTCTATCTGCCCGACCGATTCGGCGTCCGTATCGAGGACCTGGTCGTCGTCACCGACGAGGGGTGCGAGCGACTGAACGACAGCGACCGCGGCTGGGAGTGTTGAGCGCGACCGGTCGGTGGACGGAGAGAAGAAGGTTTGTCCGCGCGGCGCCGATAGGACTCGATGGTCACGCGCGAACAGCGGGTGGTGTTGGTCGGCGTCGTCCTCGCGGTGCCCGCGGCGTATCTCGTCTACGCGCTCACCGGGTCGGTGCCGCTGGCGGGGGCGACGCTGCTCGGTCTCGGGTTCGTCATCCCCTCGGGGATAAACGGCTCTCGGCGCGAGGAGGGCGGCGACGGCGACGCGGACGAAGAGCGATAGCGACGACCGCGGAGCGGCAACGGCAACGAGAGCAAGTGCGAGCGGTTCGCTACTCGTCCGCGTCCGCCTCAGCACCGGCGTCGTCGCCCGCCGGACCGACGAGCGAGTCCACGTCGGTGTGCTCGAACAGCAGGTCGCGCATCATCGAAACCGTCTCCTCGTCGCGGGTGCGCCCGGAGTGGACGACGTCCTCCGCGCGGTCGACGACCGACAGCGTGTCGCCGGTGACGAGCATTACGGGGACGCCCTTCTCCTCGGCCTTGCCGAGGACGGCCGAGGGCGGTCGGTGGCCGCCGGTGAGGATGATGGTCTTCACGCCCGGCGCTTCGAGGGCGGCCGTGATTATCTCGGAGCGGTCGCCGCCGGTGATGACCGCGGCGTCCTTCGTCCGGCGGAAGTACCGGAGCGCGGAGTCGCCGCCCATCGCGCCGACGAGGAACCGCTCGACGTACGCCTCCTCGTCGCCGCGCGTCACCACGTCCGCGCCGAGTTCGTCCGCGAGGTCCGCGACGGTGACGCCGGCGAGTCGCTGCTCGCGCGGGACGACGCCGAGGACGGGCACGCCGCGGCCTTCGAGGAACGGGACGACCTCCTGTTCGAGTTCGTCGAAGACGGCGTCGGTGACGCCGTTGAACATGACGCCCGCGAGTCGGTCGCCGAACTGCTCGGCGGCGACGAGCAGGTCGTCGAGGTCCGAGGGCTTCCGGTAGTCCGCGACGAGGAGGACGCCCGCGTCGAGTCGCTCGGCCACGTCCGCGTCGGTCATGTCGACGATGCCGCCGGTCGACCAGACGCCACCGCCCTCGACGAGCATCAGGTCCGTGCCCTCGGCGAGTTGTCCGAAGTTCTCCTCGACGATTTCGCCGAGTTCGTCGCCGTCCTCGCGTCCGCGGATGGCGCCGTCGACGAACGTCGGCGAGTAGACGATAGGCTCCATCTGGTGCATCTCGGCGTCGAGGCCGAGCACCTCGCGGGCCAGCATCGGGTCCTCGTCGAGCGTCTTCCCGACGTTTGACTGCAGGCGCGTGCCCTTCGGTTTCATGTACCCGACGGAACTCCCGCGCTCCTGTGCGAGTTTACCGAGCGCGAGGGTGATGGCCGTCTTGCCGGTGCTTTCGTGGGTCGAAGTGACGAGTAGCGTGTTCATGGGTTCAGAGTTGGTCGGGGTCGACCGTCAATCGCACGTCGACGGCTTTCACGCCGTCGGGCGTGGCGACGAGGGGGTTGATGTCCAGTTCGAGGATGGCCGGGAAGTCCGTGACGAGTTGCGAGAGCCGCTGAATCGTCTCCGTGACGCCGTCGACGTCGACGGGGTCGCGGCCGCGCGCGCCGCGGAGGAGCGGCGCGGAGTCTATCTCTTCGGTCATCTCTCGCGCCTCCGACTCGGCGACGGGCGCGACGCGGAACGTCGTGTCTTCGAGCACTTCGACGAAGATACCGCCGAGGCCGAACATGAGGAGGGGACCGAACTGCGGGTCCTTGTTCATGCCGACGATGGTCTCGACGCCGCTGTCGAGGTCCACCATCTCCTGCACCTGCACGCCGATGATGTTGGCGTCGGGTTGGTAGTTGCGCGCGCGGGTGACGAGGTCCTCGTAGGCGTCGAACACCTCCTCGTTCGGGACGCCGACCTTGACGCCGCCGATGTCGGATTTGTGGAGGATGTCGGGGCTGACGATCTTCATCACCACGTTGCCCTCGATACCCTCCGCGACGGTGAGGGCGTCCTCCGGCGCGTCGACGATGTCGCCCTGCGGCGTCTCGATGCCGTAGGCGTCGAGGAGGTCCATCGCCTCGACGCCGAGGCGGGTGTCCTCGCGACCCTCGACGTCCGAGAGTATCTCGCGGGCGCGTTCTTCGTCCACGTCGAACGTCGTCGGTCTGTCGTACTCGCGTTCGGAGATGTCGCGGAAGCGCGAGAGGGCGTCGAGGCCGCCGACGGCGCGGGCGGGGTCGAAGTAGTTCGGGATGCCCGCCTCGGTCAGCACCTCGGCCGCCGGCTTCACGCGCTCGCCGCCCATGAAACAGGCCGCGACCGGTTTATCGTGTCTCTCCTGCAGTTCGACGGTGTCGGCGGCCAGTTCGTCGTAGTCGAGGACGGCCGTCGGACACGTGAGGACGATGGCGGAGCCGACGTTCTCGTCGGCCAGGGCCACGTCGAGGGCGTTCCGGAAGCGCTCGTTGTCCGCGTCGCCGACGATGTCGACGGGGTTGTAGATGTTCCCCTCCTCGGGGAGCGTCTCGGAGAACTCATCGAGCGTTTCGTCGGTGAACGACGCCATCGACAGGCGGGAGTCGCCGACGGCGTCCGTCGTCATCACGCCGGGTCCGCCCGCGTTCGTGATGACGGCCACGTCGTCGCTGTCGGGCAGGGGTTGGCTCTCCAGGACGCGCGCGGCGTCGAACAGTTCCTGCACCGACTCCGCGCGGATGACGCCCGCCTGTTCGAGACCCGCTTCGTAGGCCTGGTCGGACCCGGCGATGGTGCCGGTGTGGCTGGACGCCGCCTGCGCGCCGGCGTCGGTCCGCCCGGACTTCACGAGCACGATGGGCGTGTCCTGCGTCACCTCGCGCGCGGTGTCGATGAACTCCCGCCCCTCGGAGATGCCTTCGAGGTAGCCGATGATGACGCTCGTGTCCTCGTCGTCGCCCCAGGCGTCGATGAAGTCCGCCTCGTCGAGGACGGCCTTGTTCCCGAGCGAGACGACGTCCTTGAAGCCGATTCCCTGGTCGTTCGCCCAGTCGAGCACCGCCGTGATGAACGCGCCCGACTGGCTCATGAACGACATCTCGCCGGCCATCGCGTTCTCGGGGCCGAACGTGGCGTTCATCCCCGTCGGCGTGGACATGACCCCGAGGCTGTTCGGGCCGACGAGGTTGAGGTCGTACGCCTCAGCCACCTCGGTCAGTTCCTGCTCCCGCGAGGCGCCCTCGCTGCCCGTCTCGCCGAACCCGGCCGTGATGACGACCACGTTCCGGATGCCGGCCTCGCCGGCCTCGCGCACGGCCTGCACCGCGATGTGCGGCGGGACCACGACGATAGCGAGGTCCGCGTCGGACTCGCCGACGCCGGCCACCGCCGGGACGCCGAACACCTCGTCGTACTTCGGGTTCACGGGGACGACGTCCCCGTCGAAGTCGTCGATGAGGTTCTCCATGATGGCGCGACCGACGGAGCCTTCGCGCTCTGTCGCGCCGACGACGGCGACGCGCCGCGGCACGAACAACTCGGATAACTCTCCCATCGCTCGGAAGTAGACGCCCTTTCCGTTTAAATCCGGGTATGTGGGGTTTTACATACCCCGTGAGCGCAGTTCTCGCTCACGATTTTTCGTTCGCCGGCGAATCGCTACCCGAGTGTTAGATTGTGCGACGAACCGCTCACACGGTGTCGTCTGGGCCGTACTGCTCTCGAATCCGTTCGACCTCCGCGGCGTACCGCGCTCTCGTCTCCTCGTCGTCGACGGTGCCGAGGTGGTCGTCGTCGGTGTCGACGGCGGCCGTCGTGTCGCGGACGTCGGAGAAACTGGTCAGCGAGCGCTCCTTTCTCAGATACTGCGACCCGTCGGGCGTCGCGTACACGAGAATGATGATGTTCTGCTCGTCGTCGGAGTAGGTTCGCTCGACCAACCAGACGCGGGTGGTCGCTCCATCCTCCTCGCCCTCCGTCGCGTCGCCGGGTGTCGAACTCATGGTCGTCCTTCGCCGTCCCGACGGAAGACTGATTCGACGATTCCGCACATCAGAGAACACCGAATCCGAACTGGGGCAGGCCGAACACGGCCGTCCACGTGTAGTGGAGAACCACGCCGACGACGAGGGCCGGAACCGTCGTGTAGACGCTGGCGACGACGGCGGCCGTCTTGTCGATGGCGATGAGGGGGAACAGCGCGTCGCCGTCCTGACTGATGGCGTTGGCGACGAGCGCCGAGAACGGAATCGCCCCCTGCGCGTACGCCGTCGAGAGCACGATTTGCGGACCGCAGCCGGGAATGAGACCGACCACGGCGCCCGCGATGGGGGCGAGGACGCCGGCGGCGGCCGCGAGGCCGCCGATGTCGACGCCGGTGAACAGGATGCCGTACTCGTAGGCGAGGTAGGCGGCGATGACCCAGACGGTGACGAACGACGTCTCCATCGCGGCGTGCGTCAGCGTCTCGAAGACGCTGCCGAACGTATCGCGCGCGTGTCCCACGTCGCCGTGGCCGACGTACTTCCGACCGACGAAGTAGAGGTAGGCGGAGAGAGTCGTTCCGACGAGGCCGGCGACGGTGAACAGACCCGCGAACGAGAGGTCGGCGACCATCGGAACGTCGGGCGCGCCCCGCAGGAGGTAGACGACGCCGGCGCCGAGGCCGACGGCGGCGGCCACCCACCACGCCGCGAGGGCGGCGAGACTGAGAGAGCGCATCACCGAGGACTCTCGGACGGAGTCGCCGTCGTGGTCGTGGTGGCCGTCGGCGCCGCAGACGAGACCCTGCACCTCGCCCGCGGCCGCCTCG
Protein-coding regions in this window:
- a CDS encoding DUF7544 domain-containing protein, translating into MSWHAIDALDDARSATTGLLLPFDLGTWLRLALLAVFVGAGASSVSVNVNAGGAVTPGLPGAPFEFPFRDLSLPTPETLPDVRTLAFGVAAAVAVLLALAFWVVSAVMEFVLVTGLVDPPVRIRAPFRAQFGNGLRLWAFEACVGLLALLVVGVPAALVVLGGVAVGPGLLLALLPILLVGVAVAFLVALLVRLATDFVVPAMLAEDCGVLDGWRRVLSTVRAEWEEIALYLLVRLTLSALVGALVAAGTLFLAVLVALPFAVLGGAVLVAFSALGGLSLLAWTLLAVVGACYLLAVAAASALLLVPAVAFFRYYSLFLLGRVDEGLDLVDATRATDGDADRGDGGVGTGGPPAR
- a CDS encoding acetate--CoA ligase family protein, whose product is MGELSELFVPRRVAVVGATEREGSVGRAIMENLIDDFDGDVVPVNPKYDEVFGVPAVAGVGESDADLAIVVVPPHIAVQAVREAGEAGIRNVVVITAGFGETGSEGASREQELTEVAEAYDLNLVGPNSLGVMSTPTGMNATFGPENAMAGEMSFMSQSGAFITAVLDWANDQGIGFKDVVSLGNKAVLDEADFIDAWGDDEDTSVIIGYLEGISEGREFIDTAREVTQDTPIVLVKSGRTDAGAQAASSHTGTIAGSDQAYEAGLEQAGVIRAESVQELFDAARVLESQPLPDSDDVAVITNAGGPGVMTTDAVGDSRLSMASFTDETLDEFSETLPEEGNIYNPVDIVGDADNERFRNALDVALADENVGSAIVLTCPTAVLDYDELAADTVELQERHDKPVAACFMGGERVKPAAEVLTEAGIPNYFDPARAVGGLDALSRFRDISEREYDRPTTFDVDEERAREILSDVEGREDTRLGVEAMDLLDAYGIETPQGDIVDAPEDALTVAEGIEGNVVMKIVSPDILHKSDIGGVKVGVPNEEVFDAYEDLVTRARNYQPDANIIGVQVQEMVDLDSGVETIVGMNKDPQFGPLLMFGLGGIFVEVLEDTTFRVAPVAESEAREMTEEIDSAPLLRGARGRDPVDVDGVTETIQRLSQLVTDFPAILELDINPLVATPDGVKAVDVRLTVDPDQL
- a CDS encoding phosphotransacetylase family protein; the protein is MNTLLVTSTHESTGKTAITLALGKLAQERGSSVGYMKPKGTRLQSNVGKTLDEDPMLAREVLGLDAEMHQMEPIVYSPTFVDGAIRGREDGDELGEIVEENFGQLAEGTDLMLVEGGGVWSTGGIVDMTDADVAERLDAGVLLVADYRKPSDLDDLLVAAEQFGDRLAGVMFNGVTDAVFDELEQEVVPFLEGRGVPVLGVVPREQRLAGVTVADLADELGADVVTRGDEEAYVERFLVGAMGGDSALRYFRRTKDAAVITGGDRSEIITAALEAPGVKTIILTGGHRPPSAVLGKAEEKGVPVMLVTGDTLSVVDRAEDVVHSGRTRDEETVSMMRDLLFEHTDVDSLVGPAGDDAGAEADADE
- a CDS encoding M24 family metallopeptidase, whose protein sequence is MTTTPFERRTRDAQAALREAGADALVCFPSSNLFYLSGFSEDPGERHLFFLVPADGDPTFLIPDLYETQVRAATWTDDVRTWADSENPVAATEAAVSALGLPEGPQVLVDDTMWARFTQDLRAVLPEATFGLASEALAPLRVRKDEAELDALRRAGAAADAAMDRVRELGSDAVGMTEAELAADIETYLADAGGDGTAFETVVGAGDHGAMPHYRRGDREIRAGDPVVLDFGTRVDGYPSDQTRTVVFDGDPSAEFREVHEVVREAQAAAVAAVEPGIAAEAVDRAAREVIEAAGYGERFVHRTGHGVGLDVHEEPYVVAGNDRELEPGMVFSVEPGVYLPDRFGVRIEDLVVVTDEGCERLNDSDRGWEC
- a CDS encoding CBS domain-containing protein, producing the protein MSGKAAVDEYMTREVQTVSPTDSVADVARRIAESDGHNGFPVCEGRKVEGFVTARDLLLADDEAPIFTVMSEDIIVAHPDMDVNDAARVILRSGIQKLPVVDDAGNLVGIISNTDVIRSQIERATPEKVGKLMRTLEQIHGITVHGERHAIELADLIPTQGRVYADELDGRKYELERGLAEPLVVIDNDGTLLLADGHHRVMAASRLDIEEMDAYVIVVDDPIELGMQQTAEKEGLSSIDDIDVVDYGRHPLVESTQRLQRE
- a CDS encoding putative manganese transporter, whose product is MSEIVNIFLASVRDGFVQVSAFVAVTVLLFSYVQYRTGGRLVEKLEENRRAGPLVGALMGLTPGCGGAIVMMPLYVRGSVSFGTVVATLIATAGDAAFVILALAPEAALYSYGIAFATAVLFGYAVDRFGLGVSRVDRAVRNIGTTVTDGGVSAPMTGNKVHHYDEAAAGEVQGLVCGADGHHDHDGDSVRESSVMRSLSLAALAAWWVAAAVGLGAGVVYLLRGAPDVPMVADLSFAGLFTVAGLVGTTLSAYLYFVGRKYVGHGDVGHARDTFGSVFETLTHAAMETSFVTVWVIAAYLAYEYGILFTGVDIGGLAAAAGVLAPIAGAVVGLIPGCGPQIVLSTAYAQGAIPFSALVANAISQDGDALFPLIAIDKTAAVVASVYTTVPALVVGVVLHYTWTAVFGLPQFGFGVL
- a CDS encoding DUF7543 family protein gives rise to the protein MSWQEVRADDRITEWERSDGNATIRLRRRPDDTWAVRLDRLYQAEDGRGYRRERVDDEDGARELAAAWREEHDVAE